The stretch of DNA TGCTGTGGGCAAGATCTGGAGCAAGAGCGAGGCGGGCCGTCAGGGCACCAAGATGAAGCTGACAGTGAGTGCGCAGGGTATCCGCATGGTGCACGCCGAGGAGCGCGCGCTGCGCCGCCCGGGCCACCTCTACCTGCTGCACCGCGTCACCTACTGTGTGGCGGACGCGCGGCTGCCCAAGGTCTTCGCCTGGGTGTACCGGCACGAGCTGAAGCACAAGGCCGTGATGCTGCGCTGCCACGCCGTGCTAGTGTCCAAGCCCGAAAAGGCGCAGGCCATGGCCCTGCTGCTCTACCAGACGTCGGCCAACGCGCTGGCGGAATTTAAACGCCTCAAGCGGCGGGACGACGCGCGTCACCAGCAGCAGGAGCTGGTGGGTGCACACACCATCCCGCTAGTACCGCTGCGCAAGCTGCTCCTGCACGGACCCTGCTGCTATAAACCGCCAGTGGAGCGCAGCCGCAGTGCGCCTAAGCTCGGCTCCATCACCGAGGACCTGCTCGGTGAACAACAGGAGCAGGAGctgcaggaggaagaagaggaagaggagcacCCTGAGGGCTGCCCGGAGGAAGAGGAGAACCATGCGGCAGAGGGAGATCCAGCAGAGGAGGCCGAGGCGCAGCGGGCACTGGTGGTCGCCATGCACTTTGAGTGCGGGGACTTGTTGGACACTCTGGAGAATGGCCGTGGGGAGGCGCTAGGGGGCGACGGGGGCTCCCTGGGCCCGGGGGCCAGGCCGCCGCCTCTGCTGCTGGGCAGCGCCTCCGACATGAAGGCTGAGCTGTCGCAACTTATTAGCGACCTGGGCGAGCTCAGCTTCGGCAACGACGTGCGCACCCTGCAGGCCGACTTGCGGGTGACGCGCCTGCTGTCGGGCGACAGCACGGGCAGCGAGAGCTCCATCGAGGGCGGGGGCCCTGACGCCACCTCCGCCACCGCCGGGGACTCGTCCGGCCAGGCCGACGGCGCCAGTGCAGACGAGCCCCACTCGGACTGAGCTCCTCCGCGCGTCGCCGGTGTTCCAACGTGGCTACCCATCCGTGGTCCCGACAACCTCCCTGTCCCttgaccccccccccccaggaAAGGGAAAATGGGGCATTTGGGGCCCATACCTACACTTGGAGCCCAGGTCTAGCGTTCCCCTGACCGTTTCCCCGTACCTCCCGCCCCTGCCCTGCTCCCGCCCCAGCACTTCTGGCTTTATTGCGCATGGGGATGCGGGGAGATGTGAGAGGGGAAAACCCtgccaggagggagagagaggcagcCCTCTGGGGTACGGGTGAGGGAAGGCTGGCTGAAGTTGCTAGTCTCAGGCCGTAGGTGCCTGGCCAGTTTCCTGTTTGTGGGGCACTGGGGCCTGAGGAGGAGGGGTTCACTTCCTCCCCCTACCCCCCGGGAGAGGCCCTGCGCTGTCACTgacatctcattaaaaaaataataatttgctcTCAAGGTGTTTGAGGCTTTATGCAACCCTTTAGCCATCGGTTCTTTCTGGTGTAAGAACTCCGGGTGTTTACCTCAGACTGACACCCCTGAAATTTTGCCAAATTCCTCACATAACtgtttggggggtggggggagatgaAGGAGAGTTGCATTTTGTTTACAGTTAAAGACATCTAATATCTTAAAAAGGAGTTTTCCTTTAGAAACACACACGCCCTTCCTCTTGCTGAAAAGATCTCACTCCATGATactgtgtaaaatatttttgcactGTTGTGaagtatttttgacttttttctgtACATAACTGTGTTCTCAGAGCTGAATGTTtatatcttttgctgtgcaaaagaaacatgtaaaatgTTGTTCAGTTGTATATACAGAAATgtgtataaaacattttgttattttttaaaagtagcacTGTTTTGGTTCTGTTTGCACGCCAGTGGGGagagaataaagaggaaaatttaaCAGAACAGGTGAGCGTCTGGAACTGCTGCGTTGGGGTGGGAGAGGCTGTGTCTAATCCTGGGATGGTGTCATAGGACGGTCTTTGACCTTTCTTGTGCTTGAAGAGAATTAGGAAAGGAAGGTCAACTTTATGCGCCATCTGGGGCCTTCCTGGACCTCCGTAACTGCGGGTGCTGGGTCTGGGACCAGCCTTTTCATGTATTATCCTGTATTTTTCACTAATTAAGTTGCGGGAGTGTAGTCTTTTTCTGGTCTTTTGGAGAGGCCAGAGTGAGTTCCGTGTCACACTCTCAGACCTGTGAGGTTATTTTTGGAGGAGTGACTTCCAGGTCTGCGGAGATTTTACCACCTCCTTCTGTGGGCCATGCTAGTAATCAAGCGTAAGGAGACTACCTTATCTTTTCCATTACAAACAGCTCAGGGAGCTTTAAAGATGAACTAGAAACCCAAAGAGGAGTTCTCTGAGGAGTGGGGCCATCTCTGCTTTTCCTGGGAGGAAAACCAAGTAGAGAGAAAAGTTGACAAGTTCCGATCCTGGTGTAAGTGAGTCATGGTGCAGGTGGGCGGGTGGCTGGGCAGGCTGCAGAGCCCATTTCCTTCCCTTCTACAACCCAGCGTGACCCAGTGGGGGATAGCGCGAAGGTCGAGGTGGAGAGGAGCTGTTAGAGCGCGGTCTGGGTGTGCATGTTTCAGCGCTTTCATgctttctgtgtgtttgtttctgttgtaAACTCCAAACAGATGTCTCTAGTTTGGCTACACCCGATCAGCTGGAAGTTGTAATAAGATGCTGCCAAAACTGTGCCTTctgcaaattatattttccttttgcccCTTCGGGCCTCTCTTCCTGTGTTGCAGAAATGGATCTCACTCCTGGCCTTCCCTGGTGTCCTGAGGCcactttgctttgttttcatcaTAAATATGTTCCAAGCAGCTAGAC from Piliocolobus tephrosceles isolate RC106 chromosome 2, ASM277652v3, whole genome shotgun sequence encodes:
- the FAM43A gene encoding protein FAM43A yields the protein MLPWKKHKFELLAEAPPRQASKPKGYAVSLHYSALSSLARACPEGALSRVGSMFRSKRKKLHITSEDPTYTVLYLGNATTIQARGDGCTDLAVGKIWSKSEAGRQGTKMKLTVSAQGIRMVHAEERALRRPGHLYLLHRVTYCVADARLPKVFAWVYRHELKHKAVMLRCHAVLVSKPEKAQAMALLLYQTSANALAEFKRLKRRDDARHQQQELVGAHTIPLVPLRKLLLHGPCCYKPPVERSRSAPKLGSITEDLLGEQQEQELQEEEEEEEHPEGCPEEEENHAAEGDPAEEAEAQRALVVAMHFECGDLLDTLENGRGEALGGDGGSLGPGARPPPLLLGSASDMKAELSQLISDLGELSFGNDVRTLQADLRVTRLLSGDSTGSESSIEGGGPDATSATAGDSSGQADGASADEPHSD